The genomic region ACGTGGACGGCACGACCGTCCACTACTGCTCCGCGAAGTGCGAGAAGAACGCGGACCTCGGTCGCGAGCCCCGCGACCTGGAGTGGACGAAAGAAGGCGGTGCCCCCCAGGAAACAGTCGAGGAGGAATCTGAAGAATGAGCGACGACCACGAGCGGACGTTCGTCATGGTCAAGCCGGACGGCGTCCAGCGCGGCCTCATCGGCGAGATCATCTCTCGCTTCGAGGACCGCGGTCTGAAGCTGGTCGGCGCGAAGTTCATGCAGATCGACCAGGAGCTCGCCGAGGAACACTACGGCGAGCACGCTGACAAGCCGTTCTTCGACGGCCTCGTCGACTTCATCACGTCCGGTCCCGTGATGGCGATGGTCTGGGAGGGCCAGGACGCCATCCGCCAGGTCCGCGGCATGATGGGCGAGACCGACCCGGCCGACTCCGCGCCGGGCACCATCCGCGGTGACTTCGGTCTCGACCTCGGTCGGAACGTCATCCACGGCTCCGACCACGAGGACCCGGGCTCCAACGAGCGCGAGATCGACCTCTTCTTCGACGAAGCGGAACTCGTCGAGTACGAGCAGGTCGACGCGACCTGGCTCTACGAATAACGCGTTGCGGTTCTTCCGTTTTCTCCACCCGAGTAGCAGCAGGACTCGTGTCGTCGTGACGGCGCGGAAACAAACTATAAATATTCGCCTCGTTTGTGTGTGGCTAGTGAACACGGAGACGACCCGCCGTGCCCTCCTGACCGCGGTCCTCGGGGCGGGCGTCGGCGGCATGACGCTCACGGAGGCCCGGAGCTACCTCGACCGGTTCGCGCCGGGGTCAGGGTCGGTGTGGGGGGCAGCGGGGTCCGGCGTCGACGGGACCGTCGAGAGTCCCTACGGCCCTGCCGAAGTCACCTACGACGACGACCACGTCCCCCACGTCGAGGCCGACACCGAGCGGGCGGCGTACTTCGCGGTCGGCTACTGCCACGGCGCGGACCGGCTTTTCCAACTGGACCTCTACCGCAGACTGATGGAGGGTCGGCTCTCGGCGGTGTTCGGCGACCGGGCGGTCGACTCGGACGTCTTCCACCGCCAGATGGACTTCGCGGCGGCGGCGGACGCCACCTGGGAGCGGACGAAGGAGACGGAGACGGGCGAGGTGGTCCAGGCGTACGTCGACGGGGTGAACGCGGCTCGCGAGCAGGAGTCGAAACCGCTGGAGTACCGGCTGCTGGAGTACGAACCGGACGAGTGGACCCCACAGGCGTCGCTGCTCATCTCGAAGCAGATCTCCTGGGGACTCACGGGGACCTTCCGGACGCTTCGGAAGGCACTCGCCAGGGAGAAACTCGGTGCCGAGACCACCGAGGAGCTGTACCCGCGGCTCATGGGACACGACGACCCCATCATCCGTGGCGGTGAGCCACCGGAATCCACCCAGCACACGGATGCCGCGGTTCCCGAGGCGGGCATGGTCTCCTGGCTGGCCGAGTTCGAGACGCGACCGGGCATCGGCTCGAACTCCTGGGTGGTCTCCGGCGAGCAGACCGCCTCGGGCGACCCGATACTCGCCAACGACCCGCACCTGAACCTGACCGTGCCGCCGGTGTGGTACGAACAGCACGTCGTCGGGCCGGACCCACTCGACGTCCGCGGGGTGTGCTTCCCGGGTGTCCCGTTCGTCATCATCGGCCAGAACCACGCCGGGGCGTGGGGCTTTACGAACACCGGTGCGGACGTCATCGACTTCTACAGTTACGAGACGACCCAAAACGGCGGCTACCGGTACGGCGACGAGACGCGCGAGTTCGAGTCGCGGACCGAGACCGTCGAGGTTGCGGACGGCGAGGACCGCGAGGTGACGGTGAAACGGTCGGTCCACGGCGCGGTCCTCTCGCAGTTTCCCGATGGCGACGAACTGGCCGTCGCGGACGGACTCGGGGTCGCCTGGACCGGGCTCTCGGCGACCCGGACCGTCGAGGCGGTCCGACGATTGAACTTCGCCGACGGCATGGCCGACGCGAGAGAAGCCATCCGGCTGTTCGACGAACCCACGCAGAACTTCGTCTACGCCGACCGCGACGGGAACACCTACTACTGGGTCACGGGCCAGATTCCCATCCGAACCACCGACGGCGAGGTCGTCCAGGGCACGCGCATCTTCGACGGCTCCGCGAGGGAGGGCGAGTGGGGCGACGGCTACACACCCTACGGCACCTCGTCGTGGGAGGGGTTCGTCCCCTTCGAGGAGAAGCCGGGTGTCGAGAACCCCGACTACCTCGCGACCGCAAATCAACGCCTCACGAACGAGCCCGACCACTACCTCTCGGAGGGGTACGCCCCGCCGTTCCGCGGTGGGCGCATCTACGACCTGCTGGACGAGCGTGCCGAGAGCGACCAGCCGATGGACCCCGAGTTCTTGCGCGAGGTGCAACTGGACACGTACGACCCGCGGTGGGACCTGTTCAGGCCAATCATCGAGGCTGGCAAGAGCAAGGACGGGAAAGACTACACGCGCCTCGGCTACGACCCTTACGAGGTGCTGGCGGACTGGGACGGCAAGATGACACCGGATTCGGTCGGTGCACTGGTGTTCGAGCGCTGGCTGCGCGTCTTTCGGAGACGCTTCGGCGAGGAGCACCTGGCCGACGCCGGGCTCCCCGAAGACTTCCCGGAGCCGAACGACTGGGTACTCGGCACGCTCTCACTGAACGATTCGGACGGCCGGTGGTTCGACGGAGACGACGGATTACAGGTCGCCGCCGCGTTCGCGATGCGACGGGCGACCGAGGAGATAATCGACGAGGGCTGGGACGACTACGGCGACTGGAACCGCGTCCAGTTCACCCATCCCTTCGACCAGGACTTCCTCAACTACCAGAATCTGCGGACTGCAGGCTCGCCCGGCACGGTCCGGAACTTCCACAGCGAGGAGTCTACGGGTGCGAGCTGGCGGATGGTCTCCACCTTCGACGGCGAGTCCAGGGCAGTCCTCCCCGGGGGGAACTCGGGCGACTACTTCTCGGACAGCTACGCCGACCAGTTGCGACTGTGGGCCGACGGCGAGTACAAACCGATGCCCCGAACGACACCCGAGGGCACCGACCTGCGGTTCGAGGAGAGGTCACGATGAGCGGCCGATACTCGCTCGCTGCCCTGCGTGAGGACGACCGTCGGCGGCGACTCGCCACGGTGGCGGCCGTCGTCGTCGGGGTGAGTCTCACCTGGTTCCACTGGCTCGGGCTGCTCGTCGCCGGGGCGCTCGTGGCGCTTCCACAGCGCACGACCCGTCGGGGCGTCGGGGTCAGCGTCGCCTTCGGGGGCCTGGTCGTCCTCGGGTTCCTCGCGGAGCTGGGGCTCGACCAGGCGCTCGACAGCTTTGCAGGGCTCGGCCCACTCGCCCTGCTACCGGTCGCACTCGGCATCGCCCTGCCCGTGTTCGGCGCGCTCGCGAGAGCTATCATCTGAGCGGCAAATAGAGCCAAGTAGCCGTACTGAAATATCCTCACAACGACAGCTATCGAGGCTGTCCGTCCAGCTTCGATGTTCCTCGCAAATCCATTCACGGCGATGTTGCTCGCCATCGCCACCGTGATGGTCACGCTCGCGGCGTACGCCCTCCGAGAGCGTGCGGTACCCGGGGCGCTCCCGTTCGCCGGGATGACGCTTGGAATCGCCAGCTGGACGGGCATCCACGGACTCCGCATCGCGGCGACCGACCTGGAGACCTACGTCCTGCTGGCGAACGTCGAGTGGGTCGGAATCCTGCTCGTCACGCCAGCGTGGTTGCTGTTCACCCTCGGGTACACGGGGCGACACGACCGTCTCTCCAGTCGGCTGGTCGGCCTGCTCGCGGTCCAGCCCCTCGTCACGCTCTTCCTCATCTTCACCAACGACCTCCACGGGTGGTTCCGGACCGTCGAATCGTTCCAGCCGGCGGGTCCTGGCCTGGCGACGTGGGAACTCGCCCACGGGCCCGCCTACTGGGCGACGGTCGGCTACGTCTACCTGGTGGTGCTCCTCGGTTCGGCCATCCTCCTTCGGCTCGCGGTCGGCGTCCCACAGCTCTACCGGGGCCGCACCAGTGCCGTGCTCGTCGGGGTGGCCGTGCCCTGGCTCGGAACGGTCTCGACGTTGTTCGACGTCCGTCTGGTCGACGGACTGAACACCGGGCCCATCGCGTTCGCCGTCTCGATGGTCGCGTTCAGCACGGCCCTGTTCGGTCACAGATTGTTCGCCGTCCTGCCCGTCTCGCCGACGGTCGCGGCCGACGCGGTCGTCGAGCGCATGGCCGCCGGCGTCATCGTCCTCGATTCCGAGGGACGCATCACCGAGACCAACCAGGCCGCAGACGAGGTGCTCGATGTCGCCGACCCGGTCGGCAGCCGACTGACGGCCATCGACGAGGACCTGGCGACGGTCGCCGAGGCCGACGAGACGCGCAAGCTCCTCCTGGAGGACGACGGCGGACGCGAGCGCTACTTCACCGTCGAATCCGAGCCGATGTACCGCGCCGGCGACCTGCTCGTCGGCCGGCTGCTCACCCTCCACGACGTGACCGAGCGGGTGCTGCGCGAACAGCGGCTCAACGTGCTCAATCGAGTGCTCCGGCACAACGTCCGCCACGAGACGAACCTCATCATCGGCCACGGTGACCTCCTCGAACCGACCGTCTCCGACGCGGGCATCCCCCATCTCACCGCGTTGCTCGACGCGGCAGACCAGCTCGTCGACTGGTCCGACCGGGCCCGGTACGTCGAGCGCGCCCTCGACGACGTTGAGGTCGAACGCTGCGATATCGACGTCAGCACGACCATCGGCCGTGCGGTCGAACGCCTCGAGGAGCGCTATCCCGACGCGTCCGTCTCCACCCCGACGAGCACGTCCGAGGCGGTCCTCGCGCACACGACACTCGAGTGGGCACTGTTCGAACTCGTCGAGAACGCGGTCGAACACAACGACGACCCGCATCCGTCGGTCGCGGTGGGTGTCGAATCAGCCGGCCAGTCGGTGACGATCACGGTCACGGACACCGGCCCAGGTATCCCCCCGACGAACTCCGGGTCCTCGAGAGCGGGGAGGAGACGCCGCTGGAACACGGTTCCGGGCTCGGGCTCTGGCTGGTCAACTGGACGATTCGCTCCGCCGGCGGCGACATCGAGTTCGCGGAGAACGACCCGCAGGGGACCGTGGTTCGAATCACCCTCCCGCGGGCGACCTGAGGCCGCCCCGCCCGCTCCCGTGACAAGACCTTTGTCCGCGGCGCATGGGATTCCGATATGGACGACTACCAGGAGGCGAACCGACGCAACTGGGACGAACGCGCCGCGGTCCACCCCGAGACCGAGTACTACGACGTCGATGGCTTCCTCGCGGGCGAGTCCTCGCTCTGGCCGCTCGAGCGCGAGGAACTCGGCGAGGACGTCGGCGACGGCACCTCGTTGCTCCATCTCCAGTGTCACTTCGGCATGGACACGCTCTCGTGGGCCCGCGAGGGGGCGGAGGTTGTCGGCGTGGATTTCTCGACGCAAGCGGTCGAGACGGCCCGTGAACTCGCAGATGAGGCGGGCCTGGCCGACCGCGCCGAGTTCGTGCAGGCCAACGTGCTGGCCCTCGACCTCGAGCGCGAGTTCGACGTCGTGTTCACGTCCTACGGCGTGCTCTGCTGGCTTGACGACCTCGACGCGTGGGCAGACACCGTCGAGCGTCACCTCGCCCCTGGGGGCACCTTCTACATCGCCGACGGCCACCCGGTCGCCGGCATGCTGGAGAACGTTTCCGGCGACACGGCCGAACTCGCGTTCCCGTACTTCCCGGGCGAGGCGGTCCGGTTCGACGTGCAGGGGAGTTACGCGAGCGACGCCGAGTTCGAGCACACCGAGCAGTTCGAGTGGGCACACCCCCTCGGCGAGGTGGTCACCGCGCTGGCGAGCCGCGGCCTCCGGATCGAGTTCCTCCACGAGCACCCGTGGACGACCTGGCGGCGGTACGAGGACATGGAGCAGGACGAAGCGGGTCGGTGGTGGCTCCCGGAGGACGCGGCGGTGGAGCTACCGCTCCAGTTCTCGCTGAAGGCGACGAAGGAATAGGGAGACTCCCGCTCAGTCGTCGGCCTGGGCGGTCGGCTCCGCCGCGGGCACGTCGATTTCGCCGGCGTCGAGTTCGGCTTCGATCTCTCGCGTGGCCTTCACGAGGTTGACCATCTTCTCGTAGGCGACCTCGCGGGGCAGGAGCTTCAGGCCGCAGTCGGGCGAGACGATAAGGCGCTCCGGCGGAACCACTTCGAGGCCCTTGCGGATGTTGCGCTTGATCTCCTCGACGGACTCGACCTCGGCGACGTGGGCGTCGACCACGCCCAGGGCGAGGTCCTTCGTGAACTCGTCGTCGGTGAAGACGTCGAGCTGGTCGTAGTCGCCGTTGCAGAGTTCGAGGTCGAACTCCTCGACGGGGTAGTCCAGAATCTCGGGGTAGATGCGCGAGTAGTCACCGTAGCAGACGTGCAGGCCGATGCGCACGTCCTCGGGGATGTTGTCGGCGATGCGTTCGAGACACTCGCCGACGATGGCGTGGTCGTCCGGCGTAGTCGCGAGCGCGGGCTCGTCTATCTGGATGTAGCGCGCGCCAGCGTCGACCAGCTTCTCGATCTCCTCGTTCACGAGATCGGCGAGGTCGTACGCGAGCGCCTCGTCGTCGTCGTAGGCCTCGTTGAACGACCAGTTGGCGAGCGTGTACGGGCCGGTGATGGGTACCTTGACCGGCGCGTCGGACACCTCGGCGGTGAACTCGTACTCGTCGACCAGCCAGGACTCGTCGTACTCGACCTCGGAGACGACAGAGGGCTTGTCGAAGTAGTTGTGGCCCCACACCTTGACGGGGCCGTTGAACTCGTAGCCCTCGATGCGGTGGGCGAAGAACTCGACCATCTCGGTGCGGCGCATCTCGCCGTCGACGACGACGTCGAGGCCGGCGCGCTCGTGCTCGTCGGTGATGAGGCGGGAGGCGTCGTCCTTGGCCTCCTGCCAGTCGTCCTCGTCGAACTTCGAGTCGGGGTCCTCGTACTGCTCTTTCGCGCGGTTGAGCCACTTGGGCTTGGCGTAGGAGCCGACGACGGTCGTCAGGATGAAGTGGTCGTTCGGGTGGTCCTCGGGCTTGAACTGGTCTCTGTTGGGGTTCTGGCTCATGCTGTCACCTCCACGTCGGCGAGGGCAACGGCCTCGGCGACGGCGTCGAGTTTGTCTTCGTACTTCGCGTAGGGCAGGTAGAACAGTTCGGTGTTCGGCGTCACGTAGGTGGTGTCGAACTCGGCGACGGGCAGGTTGTCGTACACCCAGTCGACGCGCTCGGTGACGGCCTCCGGCTCTTCGACGAGCGTGTTCTGGCCGTCGAGCAGGCCGAGCGAGATGTCCGACTTCGTGCCGTACTCCTGCAGGTTGTAGATGTTCTGCTCGTGGTCGCTGACGAAGTCGTAGCCGATGGCGTCGACCTCGGCGTCCAGCAGGTGCGCATGGACCTTCTCCTCCAGCGCGCCCCAGTAGGGCTGGACGACGACCTCCGCATCCACGGCGTTCGCGACGGTCGTCACGGCGTCGGGGACCTCCGCGTCGAGGCCCTCACCGGGTGCGTTCTCGACGAGCGAGGGTTCGAGCAGGAACAACGTCTCGACGTCTGGGAAGGCGTCGGCCTCGCCGGCGAGGAAGTCCGCGACGGCGTGGAGGAACTCCGTCTCGTCGTTGTAGTACTCGTCGGTCGCGAGGTCTGCGAGCGAGTACGGGCCGGGGAGGACGGCCTGGAGGTCGCCGTCGACGAGTTTGGACGTTGCTTCGAGTTCGGCGGCCACGTCGCCGTCGAACGTGAGTTCGTCCTGGACGACCGGCTCGCGGTAGAAGTTGTTGTTGTCGTAGTAGCGGACGATGCCGCGCGTCTCGACGCTGTCGTGTACCGTCAGCGGGTGCGCGAGCATGTCGTCCCAGCGGAGCTGCCCCTCGCCGACGAGGTCGAGGCCGGCGTCGACCTGCGCCGAGACGACCTCCTCGCGAGCGGTGTCGTACACGCCCTGGATCTCCGCGCCTTCGTCGCCGGAGATGAGGTCGTGCTTCTGATGGCCCTTGAGGTCGGAAAGGTCCGCTTTCGCCCAGTCTGGGAGCGGGAACAGTCCCAGTGTCGTAGAGACGAGTTCTGTCATTCGTACCTGCTGCTTGGAAATGCGGTGCTTTAATATTTTCGAACTCCGCAAATGCGCAGCGGTTATAGAACGAGCTTCAACACGGTGAGCGTCTCGAACGGGAACGACTCGTCGCGTAGGGCGACGGCGCTGAACCCATTGTCCGCGGCCCGGTCGACGACCTCGTCGACGCCGGTCAAACTCGAGACGAGCAGGTACACCGCGCCGCCGGGAGCAAGCACCCGCCCGACGGAATCGAGGAACGGGTCGATGATCGCGCGCCCGTCCTTACCGCCGGTCAGTGCGACCTCCATCCAGTCGTCGCGGGCGGCTGCCGCGTCCTCGGGCAGGTACGGCGGGTTGAACACCACCGCGTCGAAGGCACCGTCACGGAAGGGGGAGACGAGGTCGGCCTGCACGACCGCGACCCCGTGTTCCGACCGCTCGCGCGCTTGCTCGCACGCGTGTGGGTTCAGGTCCGAGGCCACCACGTCGGCCCCGGTCTCGGCCGCGATGCGCTCGGCGACGTAGCCGGACCCCGTGCCGACCTCCAGCACACGCTCACCCTCGATATCGGCACAGGCTGACTCCGCCAGCAGGTGCGAGTCCTCCGCGGGCTGGTACACCTCGGTCTCGACACCCCGGCGCTCCGCGAGGTCCTTCGGCATCTACGAGCCACCTCCGTCCGAGCCGTCCCCGCCATCGGCCGCGGCTTCTGCGGGGTCCCCGACCTCGGCCGTCTCGCCGGTGACCTGGAAGCCACCGGCCTCTGCCCGCCCGGAGAGTTCGCGCTGCGGGAAGGGAATCTTGATCTCTTCGGCCTCGAACGCCCGCTTCAGCCCGGTGACGACCGCGGTCCGTGCACGCCACTTCCGGCGGGCACTCGGTTTGTCGATCCAGAAGCGGGCACCGAGAATCACCGCGGAGTCCGCGAACCGCTTCACGATGACCTGTGGCGTCGGGACCGTCAGGATCTCGTCCTCGTCGCGAAGCGACTCCTTCGCCACCTCGACGGCGTGCTCGACGTCGCTATCGTAATCGACACCGACCTCGACTTCGAGCCGGAGCCGGCCCTTCCGGGACCGGTTCACCACGCGCTCGCCGCTGACGATGTCGTTGGGTATCATCACGTATTCGCCGTCGAACGTCTGGACGCGCGTGTTGAAGATGGAGATGTCGGTGACGATTCCTTCGCTGTCCCCGATCTGGACCCAGTCACCGATCTCGAACGGGCGGGCCAGCATCAACACGAAGCCAGCGAGCACCGCACCGAGGGTCTGGCGAGCCGCCATCCCGACGACGATACCGGCGAACCCGGCCCCGACGAGTAGCCCGGTCAACTCGACGTTCCAGACGCCGAGGATGACGATGAGCCCGACCGTCCAGAGGACGACCTGGGCAACCCGGTAGGTCATCCGCCGCTGGTGGTCCGACAGGGCCCTGGTCGAGCCGAGGAAGTCCTGGAGCACCCGTTTCAGCACCCGTGAGAGGATGTGGATGGTCAGGGCGACGACGACCGTGATGGCGATGCGCGGGCCGTCGCTCTGGTTGATGGGAAGCCCACGCATCGCGATGATCACTTCGTCCGCCGACCCCCACAGCCCGACGACGACGGTCGCGGCCCCGCCGAACGTCACCGTGATGACGAGCACCGTCAGCACGTCCGCGACCGCGTCGCCGAAATCGTCCCGGAGGCGGTCCTGCACCCGGTTCGTGACGTACCCGATGCCCGCCATCAGGCCGACCGCGGCGATGGTCACCAGCAGCTTCAGGAGCGTACTGTCGACCATGCCGGACAGCGAGTTCACCTGCTTCGCCGCCGCGTCCCAGAAGCCCGGCTCAGCCATCGGTCACATCACGGCCGACGTCGGCCGCCAGTGTTGCGAGCGCCGCGAACGTCGCCGGGTCGAGGTTCCCGGCGCGCTTGCTCATGAGCTCCTCGTCGGCGGCGTCGACCACCGCGTCCGCGTCGTCCAGCCCCGAGATGTGGGCCGTGTTGCGGATGGCGTTGCGCATGGTCTTCCGACGCTGCGTGAACACCGCCTTCACGAAGTCGAGGAAGAACTGCTCGTCCTCGACCTCGTAGTCGGGGTCCCGGGGGAGACAGCGGACGACCGCGCTCTCGACCGCTGGCGGCGGCGAGAACGCCTCTTTCGGGATGGTCTCGACGATCTCGACGTCGGCGTAGTGCTGGGTCGAGACCGAGAGCCGCCCGTAGTCGTCGCTGCCGGCCTCGGCGACCATCCGCTCGGCGAACTCCTTCTGGAACATCAACACGAGCGGTTTGCCGAGCGGGAGCAGGCGGAAGGTTATCTGGCTGGACACCCCGTAGGGCAGGTTCGAGACGCAGGCCGTGAAATCGGGCAGTTCGACCTGCAGGGCGTCGCCGTCGACCACGTCGAGGCGTCCCTCGGCGATCTCGTCGGCGAACTCGCCCTCGAGGAACTCCACGAGGTGGTGGTCGCGCTCGATGGCGGTGACGTGCTCGCCGCGCTCGAGCAGGCGGTCGGTCAGCGCGCCGTTCCCGGCACCGATCTCCAGCAGGTGGCTCGCGTCCACGTCGTCGGGCAGGTACGAGGGGAGCCGGTCGAGGACGCGGTCGTCTACGAGGAAGTGCTGGTCGCGGTTCGGGTCGCCTCGCACGCCGGCGCGCGACAGCAGTCCGTCGGGGTCTCTCATCGATTAGCGCCGGCTACGAGTCCGAACAGGGTAAAACTGCCTACTCGTCTCTCCGCCCGACGAACGTCTTGTACTTCAGGTCGTCGTCCCGGAGTTCCTCGATGATACGCTCGACCAGTACCTCCTTCGGGTTGTGGAGACCGGCCACGCGGTCCTCGAGGTCCTCGAAGCTCTGGAACGGCTCTCGTTTGCGCTGGTCCAGGATGGAGTTGCGCAGTTTCTTCCCGATACCCGGCAGCAGGTTCAGCTGATGGAGACGGAGCGTGATGGGTTGGGCGTCGTTGTAGAAGTTCACGAAGCGCTCTTCGTTCTCGTCGACGACCTCGGCGACGACGTACTCCAGCTCGGACTTCGCGCCGCTCGAGATGTCGTCGTACTCGACGTTTCGTATCCGCTTGATGTTCTCGGCCGGCGGGTCCACGTCGACGTAGTCGTCGATGCTGACGTCCGGCGTGGACTCGAAGGTCATCTCGAACAGGCGGAAATCACGCGTTCCGAGGGCGTACGCGAGGGGGTCGTTGCCGTACCCTCCTCGCCCACCACTCGACCGGCCGTTCGGATAGATGTCCAGAACGACGGCTTGGACCGGCGGCTCCTCGTCGCGTTCGGAATCGGTCATTCTAGCTCTATGATAGGGGGACCGCGTATTTAAAAGATGGGCGTCGGGCAGCACGGTGAGAATCGTCGCCGGGCGGAGCGGACGCTCGCCGGTCGGTGACGGGCCACGATTTCACAGGAGAGATGAACTGGGTCCGACGCGACTCGCTCAGACGTACTGCGCGACGACGTTCAGAATCTCGTCGAGCTCGTCGCCGGAGAGCGAGTACCGCTCCTGCGCGTACAGGGACCGGAGCTCGGTGCGGTCCTGGGGGAGCAGGTTGGTGATCTTGTAGGCGGTCGCCTCGTCGACCTTCTCGAGTTCCTGGAGGTCCTCGACGAGCGCCTGGGAGTCCTCGACGCTCAGCACGGTGAAGCGGTTGACGTGCTCGATGGCACGCGCCAGCTCGTAGCGCATCTCGCGGTCCTCGTCGAGCGCCCGGTCGGCTTCGATATCGGCGAGGAGTTCCTTCGTCTCGGAGACGGTGAGATACTCCTCGTCGAGCTTCTCCTTGAATATCGTCATGGGGGTTACTTCTGGGCCTTCAGGTGCGCCGGGGCGGAGATGAGCTTCTTTTTCTTGCCGCCGTCCGTGATCTCGACGAGGAACGCCGAGCCCTGTTTCCCGACGACCTCACCGGTCTGGCCGGAGAAGCGCGGGTGGAAACGACCCTTCGCGACCGAGGGGTCGATCTTGAGGTGGACCTTCTGGCCCTCCTCGAAATCCTGAATCGCACGCTGCGGCGGCGAGGTACCGCGCTCTCGGGGGTGGTTCTTCAGTTTGTTCCGTGTCTTCTTGAGGGGTCCGTGCGAGTTCGGCATAGTCGTACGCCCCTCTTGTCCCGTCGCCATTATAAA from Haloarchaeobius sp. HME9146 harbors:
- a CDS encoding RNA polymerase Rpb4 family protein, translated to MTIFKEKLDEEYLTVSETKELLADIEADRALDEDREMRYELARAIEHVNRFTVLSVEDSQALVEDLQELEKVDEATAYKITNLLPQDRTELRSLYAQERYSLSGDELDEILNVVAQYV
- a CDS encoding 50S ribosomal protein L21e, which gives rise to MPNSHGPLKKTRNKLKNHPRERGTSPPQRAIQDFEEGQKVHLKIDPSVAKGRFHPRFSGQTGEVVGKQGSAFLVEITDGGKKKKLISAPAHLKAQK
- a CDS encoding DUF655 domain-containing protein, with product MTDSERDEEPPVQAVVLDIYPNGRSSGGRGGYGNDPLAYALGTRDFRLFEMTFESTPDVSIDDYVDVDPPAENIKRIRNVEYDDISSGAKSELEYVVAEVVDENEERFVNFYNDAQPITLRLHQLNLLPGIGKKLRNSILDQRKREPFQSFEDLEDRVAGLHNPKEVLVERIIEELRDDDLKYKTFVGRRDE